In Nymphaea colorata isolate Beijing-Zhang1983 chromosome 3, ASM883128v2, whole genome shotgun sequence, a genomic segment contains:
- the LOC116249719 gene encoding 2-isopropylmalate synthase 2, chloroplastic-like, with the protein MQVRPVYYPSYILNPNYVRILDTTLRDGEQSPGACMTSKEKLDIARQLSRLRVDVIEAGFPSASKDDFEAVRTIAREVGNAVTDDGYVPVICGLARCNRPDIEATWDAVRHALRPRVHVFIATSDIHLKYKLKKSREEVVDIARNMVAFARSLGCEDVEFGTEDAGRSDREFLYLVLGEVIKAGATTLNIPDTVGYNLPNEYGKLISDIKSNTPAIENVIISTHCHNDLGLATANTLAGAYAGARQLEVTINGIGERAGNASLEEVVMTLRCRGKEQLGGLYTGINTKHIMMASKMVMQYSGLTVQPHKAIVGANAFTHESGIHQDGMLKHKGTYEIMSPEDIGLSRSDESGIVLGKLSGRHALRSKLVQLGKELDGKELDDVFWRFKTMAEKKKHLSDEDIEALVSDKIFQPQTIWSLENVQVTCGTLGLSTGTVKLVGPDGARHVACAVGTGPVDATYKAIDSIVQVPVTLLEYSLNSVTEGIDAIAHTRVVIRGENSHTATHALNGETIHRTFSGSGAEMDVVVSSVRAYVSALNKMLGFKSASSRKTLNSSQEIVGKESLAFVD; encoded by the exons ATGCAGGTTCGGCCGGTCTACTATCCATCCTATATTTTGAATCCTAACTATGTTCGCATATTAGATACTACCCTTCGAGATGGAGAGCAGTCGCCCGGTGCTTGCATGACGAGTAAGGAGAAGCTAGACATTGCTAGGCAGCTCTCTCGGCTTCGCGTCGACGTCATAGAAGCTGGTTTCCCAAGTGCCTCTAAGGATGATTTCGAAGCCGTCCGAACCATTGCCCGTGAGGTCGGGAACGCAGTCACCGACGATGGCTACGTTCCGGTAATCTGTGGCCTGGCGCGCTGCAACAGGCCGGACATCGAGGCAACCTGGGACGCCGTCCGCCATGCTCTCCGCCCGCGCGTCCATGTCTTCATCGCTACGAGCGACATCCACCTCAAGTACAAGCTCAAAAAGTCGAGGGAGGAGGTGGTGGACATCGCCAGGAATATGGTCGCTTTCGCAAGGAGCCTTGGGTGCGAGGACGTCGAGTTTGGCACCGAAGATGCGGGAAG ATCTGATAGGGAGTTTCTTTATCTTGTCCTTGGAGAGGTCATCAAGGCTGGGGCAACGACCCTTAACATTCCTGACACAGTTGGCTACAATTTGCCCAATGAATATGGAAAGCTGATCTCTGATATTAAGAGCAACACCCCTGCAATTGAGAACGTGATTATTTCTACTCATTGCCATAACGATCTTGGCCTGGCTACAGCAAACACCTTAGCG GGTGCTTATGCTGGAGCAAGGCAATTAGAGGTTACTATTAATGGAATTGGTGAACGAGCTGGGAATGCTTCACTTGAAGAG GTGGTCATGACTTTAAGATGCCGAGGTAAAGAACAGTTGGGAGGACTTTATACTGGGATCAACACCAAACACATCATGATGGCTAGCAAGATG GTTATGCAATATTCTGGTCTGACTGTTCAACCTCATAAGGCAATTGTTGGGGCCAATGCTTTCACTCATGAAAGTGGAATTCACCAG GATGGAATGCTGAAACACAAAGGTACATATGAAATAATGTCCCCTGAAGACATTGGATTGTCTCGATCTGATGAATCTGGTATTGTTTTGGGAAAGCTTAG TGGGCGTCATGCTTTGAGGTCTAAACTTGTACAG CTTGGTAAAGAATTAGATGGGAAAGAATTGGATGATGTCTTCTGGCGTTTCAAAACTATGGCTGAGAAGAAGAAG CATCTAAGTGATGAAGATATAGAAGCATTAGTTTCTGATAAAATCTTCCAGCCTCAAACAATTTGGTCTCTGGAGAATGTACAG GTTACTTGTGGAACCTTGGGTCTTTCAACAGGAACTGTTAAATTAGTTGGACCTGATGGTGCAAGACATGTAGCATGTGCAGTTGGCACAGGCCCTGTAGATGCAACATATAAAGCTATTGATAGCATTGTACAG GTGCCAGTAACACTTCTAGAATACAGTCTAAATTCTGTCACCGAGGGTATTGATGCAATAGCCCATACACGGGTAGTTATACGTGGGGAGAACAGCCATACGGCTACACATGCCTTAAATGGGGAAACAATCCATCGCACTTTCAG TGGTTCAGGAGCCGAGATGGATGTTGTTGTATCTAGTGTTCGGGCATATGTGAGTGCTCTGAACAAGATGCTAGGTTTCAAGTCTGCTTCATCGAGAAAGACATTGAACAGCAGCCAAGAAATTGTTGGGAAGGAATCGCTTGCTTTTGTTGATTAA